A genomic window from Elaeis guineensis isolate ETL-2024a chromosome 3, EG11, whole genome shotgun sequence includes:
- the LOC105040956 gene encoding uncharacterized protein — protein sequence MLHSDHLLSRFYPLPPSRHHLQPPHSPPLFCLRPAPAGRTAVRAAGPRRWLAELPETAAPPPQGAEDGGGPVELPPSSTSTLFSVDDNPSPLQTSTSVLLTGAIAVFLYRSLRRRAKRAKELRVRSTGMKKTKDLKEEALDRLKAVGATPVEAGAPPSPVQALLGSIAAGVIAVILYKFTTTIEAALNRQAVSDNFSVRQITITIRTIVNGLCYLATCVFGINSIGLLLYSIQLTISSLMEPISGNSLSAKKEGGQLNTMASADSSTANVESGSNDMQQNSSENKD from the exons ATGCTCCATTCTGATCACCTCCTCTCCCGCTTCtatcctctccctccctcccgccACCACCTCCAACCGCCCCATTCCCCGCCTCTCTTTTGCCTCCGCCCCGCCCCCGCCGGCCGGACGGCCGTCCGCGCCGCGGGGCCCCGCCGGTGGCTCGCCGAGCTTCCCGAGACCGCGGCACCTCCGCCGCAAGGGGCCGAAGATGGCGGCGGCCCCGTCGAGCTTCCGCCCTCCTCCACCTCCACCCTCTTCTCCGTCGACGACAACCCTTCCCCTCTCCAGACCTCCACCAGCGTCCTCCTCACCGGCGCCATCGCCGTCTTCCTCTACCGCTCCCTCCGCCGCCGTGCCAAGCGCGCCAAGGAACTG AGAGTGAGGTCGACCGGGATGAAGAAGACGAAGGATCTTAAGGAGGAGGCTTTGGATAGATTGAAGGCCGTTGGGGCGACACCGGTTGAGGCTGGGGCTCCGCCCTCCCCTGTGCAGGCCTTGTTGGGTTCGATAGCAGCTGGCGTCATTGCCGTCATCCTCTACAAGTTCACCACCACCATTGAGGCTGCTCTCAATCGCCAGGCAGTCTCCGATAACTTCTCG GTTCGGCAAATAACTATAACAATAAG GACCATCGTGAATGGCTTGTGCTACCTTGCAACCTGTGTTTTTGGAATTAATTCCATCGGTTTGCTGCTCTATTCTATTCAGCTTACCATCAGTTCTCTCATGGAACCTATATCTGGTAACTCCCTGTCTGCTAAGAAAGAAGGTGGACAGCTAAACACGATGGCTTCTGCAGATAGCTCCACAGCTAATGTGGAATCTGGAAGCAATGACATGCAGCAAAATTCAAGTGAAAATAAAGATTAG
- the LOC105040955 gene encoding uncharacterized protein — translation MRKKKKTMEAGERAQSHRSGGGGRGSELFICFTGRHSSSATSACAATAMRTPSSKSLLSPGRGRDPAAPSLSASLSRRLRSSGSLKGGQSPMFPAGVATGGGGGRRKGCAFEAAEPSSPKVTCIGQVRVKSKKKKAKAKAAAAMARSRSKRGSRKEASFRRTEECLPRKSERWMYQLPVSICGALRSLGSEFNCFFPCGSSPCSSSRTGKEKRKECEEKRTTSSCGQVLARWLMAMQEGEEGKRGKVVGLVLEERGKGEVDLVIGEREKRGVEGLELEVANGNGREKKDEVLVVRDEEEGEARVNVCIPPRNALLLMRCRSDPVRMAALANRFWGSPATKVEVGEEEEEEEEEEDGAEVGQHLFGRVEVDREEAGAERDEEAAAAAKVGPETGEVDKEEAEEEKISQGATLDVGLEEMGSSAEEEKQQRSSEEKQEKEGSSADSVNVQRNSPREEAVDAHFLPKSEEIVLKEETFSPEREEEEGEEGEEEKGRRSSSCSSSMGKAERRSHSHKCLSRAKDGGGRCSSSKDKQRRRHSFSTDGDVRRHSYSSEKEARRASFSIERRRRWSFSIDKGDLIPEEENAFREGEEKKKEEGSSAEGDEAMETEAIEKPEPAEVGETEVNGEEGRIEEVDGKGEGGVKGEEAGKRRELPDCLLLMMYEPKLSMEVSKETWVCSTDFLRWRPHHHRQHHPKGGGAGEEERAKTEKVEGSEDKGGDRKDVTAPPEPAVLQASPPPPPPAPPTATAVEQKLMSAAAVPKPAAFGPFVLTRCKSEPMRSSARLAPDACFWKDRHRPIGAAGIGF, via the coding sequence atgaggaagaagaaaaagacaatGGAAGCAGGAGAGAGGGCGCAGTCCCACCGGAGCGGCGGCGGAGGACGGGGGAGCGAGCTCTTCATCTGCTTCACCGGCCGTCATTCATCCTCCGCCACATCCGCCTGCGCCGCCACCGCCATGAGAACCCCCTCCTCCAAGTCCCTCCTCAGCCCCGGCCGCGGCCGGGACCCTGCGGCGCCATCGCTGTCCGCGTCGCTGAGCAGACGCCTTCGGAGCAGCGGGAGCCTCAAGGGCGGCCAGTCCCCGATGTTCCCCGCCGGGGTGGCGACAGGCGGCGGCGGTGGGAGGAGGAAGGGGTGCGCGTTCGAGGCCGCGGAGCCGTCGTCCCCCAAGGTGACGTGCATCGGCCAGGTGAGGGtgaagagcaagaagaagaaggccaagGCGAAAGCGGCGGCGGCGATGGCGAGGTCGAGATCGAAGAGGGGAAGCAGAAAAGAAGCGAGCTTTAGGAGGACGGAGGAGTGCTTGCCGAGAAAGAGCGAGAGGTGGATGTATCAGCTGCCGGTGAGCATCTGCGGGGCGTTGCGGTCTTTGGGATCGGAGTTCAATTGCTTCTTCCCATGCGGAAGCTCACCTTGCTCTTCCTCGAGAACggggaaagagaagagaaaagaatgcGAAGAGAAGAGGACCACGAGCTCTTGTGGGCAAGTGCTCGCGAGGTGGCTGATGGCGATgcaggagggggaggaggggaaGAGGGGGAAGGTGGTGGGTTTGGTGCTCGAAGAAAGGGGGAAAGGAGAGGTGGATCTGGTGAttggagagagggagaagagaggagtgGAGGGTTTGGAGCTGGAGGTGGCGAATGGCAATGGGAGGGAAAAGAAAGATGAGGTTTTGGTGGTGCGAgacgaggaggagggggaagcgAGGGTAAATGTGTGCATTCCGCCGAGGAATGCTCTGCTGCTGATGAGGTGCAGGTCCGATCCGGTCCGAATGGCAGCGCTGGCTAACCGGTTTTGGGGTTCTCCAGCTACGaaggtcgaagtcggagaagaagaggaggaggaggaagaggaagaagatggcgCTGAAGTTGGGCAGCATCTCTTCGGTCGTGTAGAAGTGGACAGAGAGGAGGCTGGAGCAGAGCGAGATGAAGAAGCCGCCGCCGCTGCTAAAGTTGGTCCAGAAACAGGGGAAGTAGATAAAGAGGAggcagaagaagagaaaatctccCAAGGTGCAACCTTGGATGTAGGTCTTGAAGAAATGGGAAGCTCAGCGGAGGAGGAGAAGCAACAGAGATCTAGTGAAGAGAAGCAAGAAAAGGAAGGGTCTTCTGCCGACTCTGTTAATGTTCAGAGGAACTCACCGAGGGAAGAAGCGGTGGATGCTCATTTTTTGCCGAAGTCGGAGGAGATAGTGTTGAAAGAGGAGACCTTCTCGccggaaagagaagaagaagaaggagaagaaggggaagaggagAAAGGCAGAAGGTCCAGCAGCTGCTCTTCTTCCATGGGGAAGGCAGAGAGGAGATCCCACAGCCACAAATGTCTTTCGAGAGCAAAGGACGGAGGGGGGCGCTGCTCCTCTTCCAAAGACAAGCAAAGGAGGCGGCACAGCTTTTCCACGGACGGGGATGTAAGGAGGCACAGCTACTCCAGCGAGAAAGAAGCGAGGAGAGCCAGCTTCTCCATTGAACGTAGGAGAAGATGGAGCTTCTCCATCGACAAAGGAGACCTCATTCCGGAAGAAGAGAATGCCTTTCGtgaaggggaggagaagaagaaagaagaaggtaGCTCAGCAGAGGGAGACGAAGCGATGGAGACCGAGGCAATAGAAAAGCCAGAGCCTGCAGAAGTGGGAGAAACCGAAGTAAATGGAGAAGAAGGAAGAATAGAAGAGGTGGATGGCAAGGGAGAGGGAGGAGTTAAAGGTGAGGAGGCGGGGAAGAGGAGAGAGCTGCCGGACTGCCTTCTACTGATGATGTACGAGCCCAAGCTTTCAATGGAGGTCTCCAAGGAGACGTGGGTGTGCAGCACCGATTTCCTCCGGTGGCGCCCTCACCACCACCGCCAGCACCACCCAAAAGGGGGCGGAGCTGGTGAAGAAGAGAGAGCAAAGACCGAAAAGGTGGAGGGCAGCGAGGACAAGGGCGGTGACAGGAAGGACGTGACCGCACCCCCCGAGCCGGCGGTCCTCCAGGCGTCGCCGCCTCCTCCGCCACCGGCGCCGCCCACCGCGACGGCCGTCGAGCAGAAGTTGATGAGCGCCGCCGCCGTGCCGAAGCCGGCGGCGTTTGGGCCGTTCGTGCTGACGCGGTGCAAGTCGGAGCCGATGAGGTCGTCAGCCAGGCTGGCGCCGGACGCGTGCTTCTGGAAGGACCGACATCGGCCCATCGGCGCGGCCGGGATCGGCTTCTGA